Sequence from the Chitinivibrionales bacterium genome:
ACTTCCTTCCCCACCTGCCACATTCACTCAATGATCAGTTCATGCACCTGGGGTATCATATATATATAATGTCAACTCAGTCCCCCGATGTTGATGCTACACGAGGGATTCAGTTTGCAACCACGCTAGTGCTTCTTGCTTTGACTTTTTCACTTAGCTTTATTGCAATTGTATTGCGGTTTCATCTTCGCCGGAAGATTATTCGACTTTAACCATCGGGAGCCATACCGGCATGACAGCGCATGCAGACAAAAGCAGAAACGAAGACATTAAAATCAGAACCGAAAATTTAAGCTTTTTTTACAATCAGAAACCGGCTTTAAAAAATATTTCTATTGCAATGCCGGCCTACAAAATCACCGGATTAATCGGCCCATCAGGTTGTGGAAAATCAACATTCCTTCGCTGCCTCAATCGAATGAATGACCTCATTGAAGGAGTCTCCCTCGAAGGCAAGGTCTTTATCGACGACATCGATATTTACCGGAAAAAAATTGACGTTGTCGAACTTCGCAAACGGGTAGGAATGATTTTTCAAAAATCGAATCCTTTCCCAAAATCAATATTCGATAATATTGCATACGGACCGCGACTGCAAGGGAAACGGAAAAAATCAGAACTGAGTGATATTGTCGAACAGTGCCTGAAACATGCAGCACTCTGGGATGAGGTCAAAGATGACCTGGATAGAAACGCTCTTGCCTTATCGGGGGGACAGCAGCAGCGCCTGTGTATTGCCCGCGCACTCGCTGTTAACCCCGGCATCCTCCTTATGGATGAACCCGCAAGCGCACTCGACCCTATCTCTACCGCTAAAATTGAAGAACTTCTTTTTGAGCTGAAAAAAAAATACACCATCGTTATCGTTACCCATAATATGCAGCAGGCGTCACGGGTAAGTGACTATACGGCCTTTTTCTATATGGGCGAGATCGTAGAGTTCGGAGAAACAACGACAATTTTTACCTCACCCGAATATAAACAGACCGAGGATTATGTTACCGGACGGTTCGGTTAATCGACCGATGAATTCGAAAGGCGGAATAACATGGAAAGACATTTTCAGGAAGAAATCAATGATGTTCGCAAAATGATTATTGAAATGGGGACACTTGCGGAGGAAGCTTTTGGATTATCAATCAAAAGCTTTCAGAATCTGGATCTCGAGCTTGCGCAGCAGGTAATTGAAAAAGATCACGCCATTAACGCTCTCGAAATATCTATTGACAAAAGTGTTTTCAAGCTCATAGCATTAAATCAACCGGTTGCCGGTGATCTCAGGTTCCTTTTCAGTGCAGGCAAGATCAATAAAGATCTCGAACGAATTGGAGACCATGCAGTCAATATCGCGCAGGCAACACTAGCCTATGCATCGCAGAACTATAACGTAAGCGCTTCCCAGCTTTCAACAATGATGACTGTTGCTCATCAAATGCTTCATGATGCAATTACCGGACTTATCGATTCCAATTCACAGCTTGCATTGAAAGTATTGGAACAGGATGATCAGGTTGATATACTCAACCATTTACTCTGCCGTGAGGTAATTGCCGGAGTTAGAAAAGACATTACTGGAATTGAAGCGGCGCTCGAAATGATCAAAGTCATCAAAAATCTCGAAAGAATCGCTGATCTTTCAACCAACATAGCCGAAGATGTCATATTCAATGCCCGCGCCCTTGATATTAAACACCATGCTGAAGACAGGATCCTGAAAAATAAAAAGTGACAAAAAAGTGAAACATGAACTAATGGGCCACTTCATCTCCCCCTTGCACCTCTCTGCTTAATATTAAACCTGTTAGAGCTGAGAAACTGA
This genomic interval carries:
- a CDS encoding phosphate ABC transporter ATP-binding protein, translating into MTAHADKSRNEDIKIRTENLSFFYNQKPALKNISIAMPAYKITGLIGPSGCGKSTFLRCLNRMNDLIEGVSLEGKVFIDDIDIYRKKIDVVELRKRVGMIFQKSNPFPKSIFDNIAYGPRLQGKRKKSELSDIVEQCLKHAALWDEVKDDLDRNALALSGGQQQRLCIARALAVNPGILLMDEPASALDPISTAKIEELLFELKKKYTIVIVTHNMQQASRVSDYTAFFYMGEIVEFGETTTIFTSPEYKQTEDYVTGRFG
- the phoU gene encoding phosphate signaling complex protein PhoU; the protein is MERHFQEEINDVRKMIIEMGTLAEEAFGLSIKSFQNLDLELAQQVIEKDHAINALEISIDKSVFKLIALNQPVAGDLRFLFSAGKINKDLERIGDHAVNIAQATLAYASQNYNVSASQLSTMMTVAHQMLHDAITGLIDSNSQLALKVLEQDDQVDILNHLLCREVIAGVRKDITGIEAALEMIKVIKNLERIADLSTNIAEDVIFNARALDIKHHAEDRILKNKK